A genomic window from Terrisporobacter glycolicus ATCC 14880 = DSM 1288 includes:
- the cas2 gene encoding CRISPR-associated endonuclease Cas2, which produces MYVILVYDIKSDDGGQRVLSKTFKTCKKYLSHIQNSVFEGELSNSQIIKLQYEINDIIRKDKDSVILFKSRNERWLEKEMWGTQEDKTSNFI; this is translated from the coding sequence ATGTATGTTATTTTAGTTTATGATATAAAAAGTGATGATGGCGGTCAAAGAGTACTAAGCAAAACATTTAAAACTTGTAAAAAGTACTTATCTCATATACAAAACTCTGTTTTTGAAGGTGAGCTATCTAATTCACAAATTATTAAACTTCAGTATGAAATAAATGATATAATAAGAAAAGATAAAGATTCTGTTATATTATTTAAAAGCAGAAATGAAAGATGGCTAGAAAAAGAAATGTGGGGTACTCAAGAAGATAAGACAAGTAATTTTATTTAA
- the cas1b gene encoding type I-B CRISPR-associated endonuclease Cas1b: MKRSYYIYNNGLLKRQDNSIAFVDEEGVKKYIPIETVNEIYVMSEMDFNTNLINYLSQYGVVAHFFNYYSFYTGSFQPREKLVSGNLLVNQVNNYIDEEKRLEIAKRFIDGASFNIYRNLRYYNGRGKDVQSYMNRIEDLRKQIPKSKSIKELMGYEGNIRKIYYESWNILIDPDINFIKRVKNPPDNMINTLISYVNTLIYTKVLSAIYNTQLNPTVSYLHEPGSRRFSLSLDIAEIFKPIIGDRLIFSLLNKKQITEKSFTKSLNYLHLTKEGSKTIVAELDKKLQTTIKHKELNKDVSYEYLMRLECYKLIKHILGEKEYDPFKIWW, from the coding sequence ATGAAGAGAAGTTATTATATTTATAACAATGGATTATTAAAAAGACAAGATAACTCAATAGCATTTGTAGATGAAGAAGGTGTGAAAAAATATATACCAATAGAAACTGTGAACGAAATATACGTAATGTCTGAAATGGATTTTAATACAAACCTAATAAATTATTTATCTCAATATGGAGTAGTAGCTCACTTTTTTAATTACTATAGTTTCTATACTGGAAGTTTTCAACCAAGGGAAAAATTGGTATCTGGGAATTTATTAGTTAATCAAGTTAACAACTATATTGATGAAGAAAAGAGATTGGAAATTGCTAAGAGATTTATAGATGGAGCTAGTTTTAACATATATAGAAACTTAAGATATTACAATGGAAGAGGAAAAGATGTTCAATCTTATATGAACAGGATAGAGGATCTAAGAAAACAAATACCAAAAAGTAAGAGTATTAAAGAACTGATGGGATATGAAGGAAATATAAGAAAAATATATTATGAATCATGGAATATTTTAATAGATCCTGATATTAATTTCATTAAAAGAGTAAAAAATCCTCCAGATAATATGATTAATACGCTTATATCTTACGTAAATACTTTAATTTACACAAAGGTACTTAGTGCAATATATAATACTCAATTAAATCCAACGGTAAGTTATTTACATGAACCGGGCTCTAGGAGATTTTCGTTGAGCTTAGATATAGCTGAAATTTTCAAACCTATAATTGGAGATAGATTAATATTTTCTTTACTAAATAAAAAACAAATTACAGAAAAAAGCTTTACTAAAAGTCTCAATTATCTGCACCTTACTAAGGAAGGGTCTAAAACAATTGTTGCAGAACTTGATAAGAAATTACAAACAACTATAAAGCATAAAGAATTAAATAAAGATGTTTCTTATGAGTATTTAATGAGGCTTGAGTGTTATAAATTGATTAAGCATATCTTAGGCGAAAAGGAATATGATCCATTTAAAATATGGTGGTAG
- a CDS encoding CRISPR-associated helicase/endonuclease Cas3: MSEENLYSELLDESIINEINKRLAKPRKTIKEHTDDLLNVLYLLRDLGYIKDDKIYKLVKKACIYHDIGKINDEFQFRVKSEKKIPFNDDKEISHNILSLYFIDESKFDSKEDYLRVANAVINHHDYCDISEILRSKQELINSLLDKFEHKKVKKKASSNISKISQNIDAIKIKGYLHKCDYSASSIDKDGNKNYEAEYINYFLNESLNNLLNRWKSNNPNSTWNKLQNFCIENKNENIIAIAQTGMGKTEAGLLWIGDNKGFFILPIRTAINAIYDRIEKEILNIKDDKSSVDKINNKVGLLHSSSLEYLLSQEANKKDNKEAKIEDKENQEILKYENTAKQLSLPLNISTLDQLFDFVYKYPAYELKLTTLSYSKLVIDEIQMYSPDLLAYLIYGIERVAEQGGKIAILTATLAPFIKDLLNKNIKFKIDEFTDDSKRHNLKVIDEKISADDIYEKYLENKISDKSNKILVVCNSISESQNIYKQLKEKMNDINEESNLHILHAKFIRNERLQKEKEILDFGKTYKNEDTKEIDKQNGIWISTSTVEASLDIDFDYLFTELQDINSLFQRFGRCNRKGKKSSDDTNCYIYTKIEEKNFINGEKGYIDKAIFDLSKEAISGWNGQISESQKIDLINTYMTMDKLKDSHYITEYRSVYNFIKNLTPNEFKADEVKLRNILSRETIPGPIYHKYLGEIKGIECELNNPQIKSKDKKTKRIELQNELKKYTVSVHPSDIYNYQNALRNKKALTYENIKLSDYEYIPVIDCEYDEMGYRKKNFDDETNRTNNMDDFML, encoded by the coding sequence ATGTCAGAAGAAAATTTATATAGTGAATTATTAGATGAATCGATAATTAATGAAATAAATAAAAGACTTGCAAAACCTAGAAAAACAATAAAAGAGCATACAGATGATTTATTAAATGTTTTATATTTACTTAGGGATTTAGGATATATAAAAGATGATAAAATATATAAATTAGTTAAAAAAGCTTGTATATATCATGATATAGGAAAAATTAATGATGAATTTCAATTTAGAGTTAAAAGTGAAAAAAAGATTCCTTTTAATGATGATAAAGAAATATCTCATAATATATTGTCTTTATACTTTATAGATGAAAGTAAGTTTGATAGTAAAGAAGATTACTTAAGGGTCGCAAATGCAGTAATTAATCATCATGACTATTGTGATATAAGTGAAATTTTGAGAAGTAAACAAGAATTAATAAATTCATTATTAGATAAATTTGAACATAAAAAGGTTAAGAAAAAAGCTTCATCAAATATATCAAAAATATCTCAAAATATAGATGCTATCAAAATCAAAGGTTATTTGCATAAATGCGACTATAGTGCCAGTTCTATAGATAAAGATGGAAATAAAAACTACGAAGCAGAATACATCAACTATTTCTTAAATGAATCATTAAACAACCTATTAAATAGATGGAAAAGTAATAATCCGAATTCTACATGGAACAAGCTGCAAAACTTCTGTATAGAAAATAAAAATGAAAATATAATAGCAATAGCTCAAACAGGAATGGGCAAAACAGAAGCTGGACTTCTTTGGATTGGAGATAATAAAGGCTTCTTTATCCTTCCAATAAGAACTGCTATAAATGCTATTTACGATAGAATAGAAAAAGAAATATTAAATATAAAAGATGATAAATCTAGTGTAGATAAAATCAATAATAAAGTTGGATTATTACATTCAAGTTCTCTTGAATATTTATTATCACAAGAAGCAAATAAGAAAGATAACAAAGAGGCAAAAATTGAAGATAAAGAAAATCAAGAAATATTAAAATACGAAAATACAGCCAAGCAGCTATCACTTCCATTAAATATATCAACATTGGATCAATTATTTGATTTTGTATATAAATACCCAGCATACGAACTTAAACTTACTACACTTTCTTATTCAAAATTAGTTATAGATGAAATACAAATGTATTCACCAGATTTATTGGCATATTTAATATATGGAATAGAGCGTGTAGCAGAGCAAGGTGGTAAAATAGCCATATTAACTGCCACATTAGCTCCATTTATAAAAGATTTATTAAATAAAAATATAAAATTTAAAATAGATGAATTTACAGATGATTCCAAAAGACATAATTTAAAAGTAATTGATGAAAAAATAAGTGCTGATGATATTTATGAAAAATATTTAGAAAATAAGATCTCAGATAAAAGTAATAAAATCCTAGTGGTATGTAACAGTATAAGTGAATCTCAAAATATATATAAACAATTAAAAGAAAAAATGAACGATATTAATGAAGAAAGTAACCTACATATATTACATGCTAAATTTATAAGAAATGAAAGATTACAAAAGGAAAAAGAAATCTTAGACTTTGGGAAAACATATAAAAATGAGGATACAAAAGAAATAGATAAACAAAATGGGATTTGGATATCCACATCTACTGTAGAGGCAAGTTTAGATATTGATTTTGATTATTTATTTACTGAATTACAAGATATAAATTCCCTATTCCAAAGATTTGGTAGATGTAATAGAAAAGGTAAAAAAAGTAGCGATGATACAAACTGTTATATCTACACAAAAATAGAAGAAAAAAACTTTATAAATGGAGAAAAAGGATATATAGATAAAGCTATCTTTGATTTATCAAAAGAGGCAATATCAGGATGGAATGGTCAAATTTCAGAATCTCAAAAAATTGACTTAATTAATACATATATGACTATGGATAAATTGAAAGATAGTCATTATATAACAGAATATAGGAGTGTATATAACTTTATAAAGAATTTGACACCTAATGAATTTAAAGCTGATGAGGTAAAACTTAGAAATATATTATCCAGGGAGACAATCCCAGGACCTATTTATCATAAATATTTAGGAGAAATAAAAGGCATAGAGTGTGAATTAAATAATCCCCAGATAAAATCAAAAGATAAAAAAACTAAAAGAATTGAATTACAAAATGAATTAAAAAAATATACAGTATCAGTTCATCCAAGTGATATATATAATTATCAGAATGCTTTAAGAAATAAAAAAGCTCTTACATATGAAAATATTAAATTAAGTGATTATGAATATATACCAGTTATAGATTGTGAGTATGATGAAATGGGATATAGGAAAAAGAATTTTGATGATGAAACAAATAGAACTAATAATATGGATGATTTTATGCTTTAA
- the cas4 gene encoding CRISPR-associated protein Cas4 — protein MEKGITGVMVYYHEVCKRKLWYFYNEIQMEQDNENVEIGKVLDEETYKRDKKHINIDNIINIDFIRTKGILHEVKKSKKIEEASILQVKYYLYFLEKKGVKGIKGKIDYPLLKQSLDIELDNDDIVKIEKVLSEIELIVNEKYPPKLEKKRICKSCAYYDLCFI, from the coding sequence GTGGAAAAAGGAATAACAGGAGTAATGGTTTATTACCATGAAGTTTGCAAAAGAAAGCTATGGTATTTTTATAATGAAATACAAATGGAACAGGACAATGAAAATGTTGAAATTGGCAAAGTATTAGATGAAGAAACTTATAAAAGAGACAAAAAACATATTAATATAGATAACATTATAAATATTGATTTTATAAGAACTAAAGGGATTTTGCATGAAGTAAAAAAGAGTAAAAAAATTGAGGAAGCAAGTATATTGCAAGTTAAATATTATTTATATTTTTTAGAGAAAAAAGGGGTTAAAGGTATAAAAGGAAAGATAGATTATCCTTTACTAAAACAAAGTTTAGATATTGAATTAGATAATGATGACATTGTTAAAATAGAAAAAGTTTTAAGTGAAATTGAATTAATAGTAAATGAAAAATATCCCCCAAAATTAGAAAAGAAAAGAATTTGTAAATCATGCGCATACTACGATTTATGCTTTATCTAA
- a CDS encoding BlaI/MecI/CopY family transcriptional regulator encodes MKQNISESELEVMKILWQKQEATSAEIIEQLKDKSDWKPKTIQTLITRLVSKEVVQVDKSNKKSYIYSTTVSEDEYKDDASKSFLEKLYSGSINKMVLSFVKSKKLSKSEIEELKDMLKDE; translated from the coding sequence ATGAAACAAAATATTTCTGAATCAGAATTAGAAGTAATGAAAATATTATGGCAAAAACAAGAAGCAACCAGTGCTGAAATAATAGAACAACTAAAAGATAAAAGTGATTGGAAACCAAAAACAATTCAAACACTTATTACAAGATTAGTATCAAAGGAAGTTGTACAAGTAGACAAAAGCAATAAAAAATCATATATCTACAGCACAACAGTTAGTGAAGATGAGTACAAAGATGATGCAAGTAAGTCGTTTTTAGAAAAACTTTATAGTGGATCAATAAATAAAATGGTACTTAGCTTTGTAAAAAGTAAGAAATTATCAAAATCAGAAATAGAAGAGTTAAAAGACATGTTAAAAGACGAGTAG